From one Plasmodium malariae genome assembly, contig: PmUG01_00_11, whole genome shotgun sequence genomic stretch:
- the PmUG01_00028000 gene encoding fam-m protein — translation MDKIIKLFFLIKIVTLSFLMWICLFTNDARILNKLLDEKYFVDSKLVGRACRLLGKHKHEKRSNVVWIKELPNNGEFKKKVISNHDDMDIRKRKQSNRRSLDKTELYTEVIDYDSGMFDGKHYHYEKKWINKKDYDNILKRKRRINFVTLSKMKYKGYGLVVAIFLFLLLFGIGLPILEFSGVKETIGKSLSSATWWSPMKDFGNMLSSFLPEVILDNIFIISYVVSIIMLAIVLVVLIPRILGNNEKYKKIKLMKE, via the exons atggataaaataattaaattatttttcttaattaaaattgttaCGCTTAGTTTTTTAATGTGGATATGCCTTTTTACCAATGATGCg agaatattaaataaattattggatgaaaaatattttgttgaTAGTAAATTAGTTGGAAGAGCATGCCGATTATTAGGAAAACATAAACATGAAAAACGTTCAAATGTTGTATGGATAAAAGAACTTCCAAATAATGGGGAGTTCaagaaaaaagttatatCTAATCATGATGATATGGatataagaaaaaggaaacaaTCAAATAGACGTTCATTAGATAAAACGGAACTCTATACAGAAGTTATAGATTATGATAGTGGAATGTTTGATGGGAAGCATTatcattatgaaaaaaaatggattaataaaaaggattatgataatatacttaaaagaaaaaggagaattaattttgtgactttaagtaaaatgaaatataaggGGTATGGATTAGTGGTtgccatatttttatttttattattgttcgGAATAGGATTACCTATATTGGAGTTTTCAGGGGTCAAGGAAACTATTGGAAAGAGCTTGTCCAGTGCCACATGGTGGTCACCTATGAAAGACTTTGGAAATATGTTATCATCATTTCTTCCAGAAGTAATAttagataatatttttataatatcatatGTGGTGTCTATCATTATGTTAGCTATCGTACTTGTAGTATTGATCCCTAGGATTTTaggaaataatgaaaaatataaaaaaattaagttgatgaaagaataa
- the PmUG01_00028100 gene encoding Plasmodium exported protein, unknown function has product MENIKFLIFFKIFISSFLIWICQYYNGVSICSSSIEKKYSIDGNSCLTVNRLLSGSSLVVKSTGDTSSDVGNTKLMDERKDIYEYIKGTKPGKKKVKEILLKSKGRNRLPKRKQNILNRMDTVFEEKIFNYLGTIHIIKDNLEVIKRTERKMVNRKLDLGISSPYLIFLIGLALFIILVAVVSNYATGDIRPIIENALNVVQQILLVVLTFLMALIILCIIYVSIKTAKYEKIKAKNCKICYNIVKSFDKKCI; this is encoded by the exons atggaaaatattaaattcctcatattttttaaaatatttatatcttcttttttaatttggatATGCCAATATTACAATGGTGTG tCTATCTGTAGTAGTTcaatagaaaaaaagtattcaATAGATGGAAATTCATGTTTAACAGTTAATAGACTGCTATCAGGGAGTTCGTTGGTTGTAAAATCAACTGGAGATACATCAAGTGATGTGGGTAACACTAAATTAATGGATGaaagaaaagatatatatgaatatatcaAAGGTACTAAaccaggaaaaaaaaaagttaaggaaattttgttaaaatcaAAGGGAAGAAATAGGTTACCTAagagaaaacaaaatattcttaaCAGAATGGATACAGTTTTTGAAGAAAAGATATTCAATTATTTAGGTaccatacatataattaaagaTAACTTGGAAGTTATTAAAAGGACTGAAAGAAAAATGGTAAATAGAAAGTTGGATTTAGGAATTTCGTCaccttatttaatttttttgatagGATTAGctctttttataatacttGTTGCAGTAGTTTCCAATTACGCTACAGGAGATATAAGACCAATTATAGAAAATGCATTAAATGTAGTACAACAAATATTGTTAGTAGTTTTAACATTTCTGATGGCTTTAATTAtcttatgtattatttatgtcTCTATAAAAACTgcaaaatacgaaaaaataaaggcaaaaaattgcaaaatttgttataatattgttaaatCCTTTGATAAGAAATGCatttaa